Proteins encoded by one window of Castor canadensis chromosome 2, mCasCan1.hap1v2, whole genome shotgun sequence:
- the LOC141418922 gene encoding mitochondrial import receptor subunit TOM20 homolog, giving the protein MISTDYQLDFPQTSSLHKRLFNDATPRSFGRKKQKLAKERAGLSKLPDLKDAEAVQKFFLEEIQLGEELLAQGEYEKGVDHLTNAIAECGQPQQLLQVFQQTLPLPVFQML; this is encoded by the exons ATGATATCTACTGATTATCAACTCGACTTCCCTCAAACTTCATCCCTTCACAAAAG GTTATTTAATGACGCGACACCCAGGTCGTTcggaaggaagaaacagaagctTGCCAAGGAGAGAGCTGGGCTTTCCAAGTTACCTGATCTTAAAGATGCTGAAGCTGTTCAGAAATTCTTCCTTGAAGAAATACAGCTTGGGGAAGAGCTACTAGCTCAAGGTGAATATGAGAAGGGTGTGGACCATCTGACAAATGCAATTGCTGAGTGTGGGCAGCcgcagcagctgctgcaggtgtTTCAGCAGACACTTCCTCTACCAGTGTTCCAGATGCTCTGA